Proteins co-encoded in one Candidatus Moraniibacteriota bacterium genomic window:
- a CDS encoding acetate--CoA ligase family protein yields the protein NPIDVLADSQEDRYQLVLDIFNGENIGSILCILTPQQQTPVDKIADKIISFSETTHKVVMANFMGGEKIKSAAERLQKNNIPNFSFPDEAVEALDKYCRWNIFHSTKEKAKPQIDQERRRRAEALVQKIKSEGRNVLLFSEAEELMGIYGISVIETHDYGSNMNARFPLVAKVDSDKVLHKTEKQGVIIDIKDKGELDRAIAKLRSYFPGENVIIQPMSKGHAELIIGIKRDEIFGPVIIYGLGGIYAEVFRMVDFLMPPLDVREIEESLLKSKIRFLFGETRGKKSCSSQELAKILEAVGFLARENPEILELDINPLFIYNDGNKAIAADIKVII from the coding sequence AAATCCGATTGATGTGCTGGCGGACTCTCAAGAGGATCGCTATCAGTTGGTCTTAGATATTTTCAACGGCGAAAATATTGGTTCAATTCTTTGCATCCTCACGCCTCAGCAGCAGACCCCGGTAGACAAAATCGCCGATAAAATTATTTCTTTCTCAGAGACAACTCATAAGGTTGTTATGGCCAACTTTATGGGAGGAGAAAAGATAAAATCAGCCGCGGAGCGTCTGCAGAAAAACAACATTCCAAATTTTTCGTTTCCGGATGAAGCAGTGGAGGCGCTGGATAAATATTGCCGGTGGAATATTTTTCACTCCACCAAAGAAAAAGCAAAACCCCAAATCGACCAAGAGCGAAGAAGAAGGGCGGAGGCGCTTGTTCAAAAAATCAAGTCAGAGGGCAGAAATGTGTTGCTCTTTTCGGAAGCGGAAGAACTGATGGGGATTTATGGAATCAGCGTCATTGAGACCCATGATTATGGTTCAAATATGAATGCGAGGTTCCCCTTGGTGGCGAAAGTAGACAGCGATAAAGTACTTCATAAGACCGAAAAGCAAGGCGTTATCATAGACATAAAAGACAAGGGGGAGCTAGATAGAGCAATCGCGAAATTAAGGAGTTATTTTCCGGGGGAAAACGTAATTATCCAGCCGATGTCAAAAGGACACGCAGAGTTGATCATTGGAATAAAAAGAGATGAAATTTTCGGGCCAGTTATAATTTACGGCCTGGGAGGAATTTACGCGGAAGTTTTCCGGATGGTGGATTTTCTAATGCCGCCGCTTGACGTTCGGGAAATAGAAGAGTCCCTGCTGAAAAGCAAAATCAGGTTTTTATTCGGGGAAACGCGGGGGAAAAAGAGTTGCAGCAGTCAGGAACTAGCCAAAATACTTGAGGCGGTTGGCTTCCTAGCCCGAGAAAACCCGGAAATACTAGAACTTGATATTAATCCGCTTTTTATCTATAATGATGGTAACAAGGCAATAGCAGCGGATATAAAAGTAATCATTTAA